A stretch of the Marivirga tractuosa DSM 4126 genome encodes the following:
- a CDS encoding WD40/YVTN/BNR-like repeat-containing protein: MPTSIPKVLLLLCLTLVVNISSNAQSTLNDIHKEAAKGLKLREIGPSVMGGRISDIIVNPQDKNNWYVAVGSGGLWKTTNSGITWQAVFDDQPSYSIGCVAMDPNNPNVIWVGTGENVSGRHVGYGDGVYKSLNGGQTWQRMGLEKSEHIGRILIDPRNSDIVFVAAEGPLWSSGGDRGLYRSNDGGKTWNQTLKIGENTGITDIEFDPSNPDVLYAAAYERRRRTWSFLAGGAKSGIYKSTDNGISWKQVKTGLPSGDKGKIGLAVTPADPQVVYATIEANDKEKGFYRSDDKGESWTKRNSYISGGTGPHYYQEIEASPVNPDLVYQMDVFLHVTKDGGKTFDYLGTGREKHSDNHALWIDPDNGKHLIAGSDGGLYETFDQGLGWRHFSNLPISQFYKIALDNAEPFFNVVVGAQDLGTLIGPSRTTNVEGVRNQDWYVPLGADGYDCAFDPVDPNIVYMEIQNGLLFRLDRRTEEVMMIQPQPAPGDAPERYNWDSPVLISPHDHKTLYFGSQRLWKSNDRGNSWTSVSGDLTTNVNRYKLKMKDNVPSVDALYDNGAMSNFATLTSISESPLKEGLLYTGSDDGLIHISDDGGQNWRKAQSLPKVPELSFINDVEASKHDENVVFAAADAHKTGDYTTYLFTSNDKGKSWQSIKGDLPANTIVWMIKQDHIDRNLLFIGTEYGIYYSPNKGTNWIKLGAGVPTIPFRDIELHERDNDLVGASFGRGVFVLDDYSSLREASKVTNSNTNSLFPVRDAWWYVPNVPMQAKGNPTAGSSKYTAPNPPYGALLTYYIADIPKTTQQKRREKEKELQEQGADIPFPGWDKLKSESLEDEPKVMVLITDKNGNAVRWLKGNASKGLHRINWDLRLPAPNPINLTTPSFQPPWAGSPEGPMVAPGQYNAQLYVIEDGELKVQGEPQQFMVKPTPAVKADINYEELAAFTQKTADLSKRVRAAGNKLGEISNQLKHMEEALVQTSDLDPELFEQLKSLKITTASLREALYGNAIRSSKDEPNEPHVSSRIGSVMYGHWNTTQLPTETQKKSIELAAKELEQFYESFQTFSSELSSFEKALQKAGAPYTPGRKID, translated from the coding sequence ATGCCTACATCTATTCCTAAAGTTCTGCTACTATTATGCCTAACGCTTGTTGTAAACATTTCATCTAATGCACAGTCAACTTTAAATGATATACACAAAGAAGCAGCTAAAGGCTTAAAACTTCGTGAAATTGGACCCTCCGTAATGGGTGGAAGAATTTCAGATATTATTGTAAATCCTCAGGATAAAAACAACTGGTATGTTGCGGTCGGTTCGGGTGGATTGTGGAAAACGACTAATAGCGGTATCACCTGGCAAGCCGTATTTGATGATCAACCCTCATACTCCATAGGATGTGTTGCGATGGATCCTAACAACCCCAATGTGATTTGGGTAGGAACAGGTGAAAATGTAAGTGGTCGGCATGTCGGCTATGGAGATGGCGTCTACAAAAGTTTAAATGGGGGCCAGACCTGGCAACGAATGGGGCTGGAGAAATCCGAACATATCGGTAGAATTTTAATTGACCCACGAAACAGTGATATCGTGTTTGTGGCAGCAGAAGGCCCACTTTGGTCTTCTGGTGGAGATCGAGGACTTTACAGGTCAAACGATGGTGGAAAAACATGGAATCAAACATTAAAAATTGGTGAGAATACAGGAATTACTGATATAGAATTTGACCCTTCCAATCCAGATGTGCTATATGCTGCAGCTTATGAGCGCAGAAGACGTACATGGTCATTTCTAGCAGGAGGAGCAAAATCAGGAATATATAAGTCTACTGATAATGGCATTAGCTGGAAACAAGTGAAGACAGGTTTACCTTCTGGTGATAAAGGTAAAATTGGATTGGCTGTTACTCCTGCTGACCCACAAGTTGTATATGCCACAATTGAAGCTAATGATAAGGAAAAAGGGTTCTACCGTTCAGATGACAAGGGAGAAAGTTGGACCAAAAGGAATAGTTATATTTCTGGAGGTACCGGTCCACATTATTATCAAGAAATTGAGGCTTCTCCCGTAAATCCTGACTTAGTTTACCAGATGGATGTGTTTTTGCATGTGACTAAGGATGGCGGAAAGACATTTGACTATCTTGGAACTGGTAGAGAAAAGCACAGTGATAATCATGCGCTATGGATTGATCCAGATAATGGAAAACACCTCATTGCTGGTTCTGATGGAGGCTTATATGAAACCTTTGATCAAGGATTAGGCTGGAGACATTTTTCAAATTTACCCATCTCACAGTTTTATAAGATCGCACTAGATAATGCAGAGCCCTTTTTCAATGTGGTGGTAGGAGCTCAGGATTTAGGTACCCTAATTGGCCCATCGAGAACCACCAATGTAGAGGGGGTTCGTAATCAAGACTGGTATGTGCCTTTAGGTGCTGATGGCTATGATTGCGCATTTGATCCTGTAGATCCGAATATAGTCTATATGGAGATTCAGAATGGACTTTTGTTTCGTTTGGACAGACGCACAGAAGAAGTAATGATGATTCAGCCGCAGCCAGCGCCTGGCGATGCTCCAGAGCGTTACAATTGGGATAGCCCTGTGCTCATCAGCCCACATGACCATAAAACATTATACTTTGGCTCACAGCGATTATGGAAAAGTAATGACAGGGGGAATTCATGGACTTCCGTAAGTGGTGATTTAACCACCAACGTAAATCGCTACAAATTAAAAATGAAGGACAATGTACCCAGCGTAGATGCATTATATGACAATGGCGCCATGTCTAATTTTGCTACACTCACTTCCATTTCAGAATCTCCATTAAAAGAAGGATTACTGTATACCGGATCGGATGATGGGCTTATTCATATTAGTGATGATGGTGGGCAAAATTGGCGAAAAGCTCAAAGTCTTCCCAAAGTTCCTGAATTATCATTTATAAACGATGTTGAAGCATCAAAACATGATGAAAATGTAGTTTTTGCTGCTGCAGATGCTCATAAGACAGGTGATTACACTACTTATTTGTTTACAAGCAATGATAAGGGAAAGTCGTGGCAATCAATAAAGGGTGATTTACCAGCTAATACCATCGTTTGGATGATTAAACAAGACCATATTGATCGAAACCTTTTATTCATTGGAACAGAATATGGTATATATTATTCACCAAATAAGGGGACAAATTGGATCAAACTTGGAGCAGGAGTACCAACTATTCCTTTTAGAGATATAGAACTACATGAACGTGATAATGATCTTGTAGGTGCTTCATTTGGTAGAGGGGTTTTTGTACTTGACGATTATTCAAGTTTAAGAGAAGCATCAAAAGTAACAAATAGCAATACTAATTCATTATTTCCAGTGAGAGATGCATGGTGGTATGTACCGAACGTACCAATGCAAGCCAAGGGCAATCCTACTGCTGGCTCTTCAAAATATACTGCTCCAAATCCACCATATGGGGCATTGTTAACATATTATATTGCTGATATCCCAAAGACTACACAACAGAAAAGGCGAGAGAAAGAAAAAGAATTGCAAGAGCAAGGAGCAGATATCCCTTTTCCAGGTTGGGACAAGCTGAAATCAGAATCCTTGGAAGACGAGCCTAAAGTAATGGTTTTAATCACTGATAAAAATGGTAATGCAGTACGGTGGTTGAAAGGAAATGCAAGCAAAGGCCTTCATCGCATAAATTGGGATTTGAGATTGCCAGCTCCAAATCCAATAAACCTTACTACACCATCATTTCAACCACCATGGGCTGGTTCACCAGAAGGGCCAATGGTAGCACCAGGTCAATACAATGCTCAACTGTATGTGATAGAAGATGGAGAGCTAAAAGTACAAGGAGAACCACAGCAATTCATGGTTAAACCTACACCTGCAGTAAAAGCTGATATTAACTATGAGGAGCTTGCAGCTTTTACACAAAAAACTGCGGATCTATCTAAAAGGGTAAGAGCTGCTGGAAATAAATTGGGCGAAATTAGTAATCAATTAAAGCATATGGAGGAAGCCTTAGTACAGACATCCGATTTGGATCCTGAGTTATTTGAGCAGTTGAAAAGCTTGAAAATTACAACAGCCAGTTTACGTGAAGCTCTTTATGGAAATGCAATAAGATCAAGTAAAGATGAACCTAATGAGCCTCATGTCAGCAGTAGAATAGGAAGTGTAATGTATGGGCATTGGAATACAACTCAGCTACCAACTGAAACACAGAAAAAAAGTATTGAATTGGCTGCAAAAGAGCTTGAACAATTTTATGAGAGTTTCCAGACCTTTTCAAGTGAATTATCTTCATTTGAAAAGGCTCTCCAAAAAGCAGGAGCACCTTATACACCGGGAAGAAAAATTGATTAG
- a CDS encoding fasciclin domain-containing protein has product MKKLNYLIALAFVFTFASCGGGESKTAETDENETTTEEMAVEEMTAEKEATAEEESKDIVALAMETESLSTLVSAVKAGGLVETLQGDGPFTVFAPTNAAFEALPEGTLEDLLKPENKEKLASILTYHVVAGKVMSTDLSDGMKAKTVNGAEVTIKTADGVKVNGANVVTADVKASNGVVHVIDAVIMPPKK; this is encoded by the coding sequence ATGAAAAAATTAAATTATTTAATCGCACTAGCTTTTGTCTTTACTTTCGCATCTTGTGGCGGTGGAGAGTCGAAAACTGCAGAAACAGATGAAAATGAGACTACCACTGAAGAAATGGCTGTAGAAGAGATGACTGCAGAGAAAGAAGCTACTGCTGAAGAAGAGTCAAAAGACATCGTGGCTTTAGCTATGGAGACTGAGTCACTTTCAACACTAGTATCGGCAGTTAAAGCTGGGGGATTAGTAGAAACTTTGCAAGGAGACGGCCCTTTTACGGTTTTTGCTCCAACAAATGCAGCATTTGAAGCATTACCAGAAGGGACGCTTGAAGACTTATTGAAGCCTGAAAACAAAGAGAAGCTTGCCTCTATTTTAACTTACCACGTAGTAGCAGGAAAAGTAATGTCAACAGATTTGTCTGACGGCATGAAAGCTAAGACAGTCAATGGTGCTGAAGTTACTATCAAAACGGCTGATGGTGTTAAAGTAAATGGAGCCAATGTGGTAACTGCTGATGTAAAAGCTTCTAATGGGGTGGTACATGTGATTGATGCTGTAATAATGCCTCCTAAAAAGTAA
- a CDS encoding DNA polymerase III subunit alpha, whose translation MYLNCHSFYSLRYGTLSVEALVNQAVLNGVESLALTDINSTTGVTEFASKCVEAGIKPLAGVEIRKNDTLLYVAIAQDLAGFREINELLTKTNLSEMPLPLQSPHFNHVCVIYPTHNVPQILQKHEYIGIRPAELKRYKPAFAHKADKLVCLYPVTFSTKQEFNLHKLLRCIDENILLSHLKENQQAAKGEFMIPIKELKLLYKDYPHIIRNTELLFDQCSFAFDFKSPKNKKCYTSSYYEDKILLETLALEGFKDRFSANNKAAKQRLYDELEIIHKMQFGCYFLTTWDIIRHSLSKGYFHVGRGSGANSLVAYCLKITEVDPLELNLYFARFLNNKRTSPPDFDIDWSWTDRDDIIDYIFKRFGREHTGFCGTVTDFKHRSTVRELGKVFGLPKEELDQLSRTSPDHLPSDNLVKNIQHYGKMLSGFPNQLSMHSCGIYITEEPIANYTAMNIYPKGVPTCEIDMYMAEAFHLEKIDILSQRGLGHIKEAVEIVKENKGIDIDIADTKSFKKDEKCNELLRTGKTLGCFYIESPAMRGLLRRLKCNSYETLVAASSIIRPGVAQSGMMREYVERHRDPSRIKYFHPVFEEQLKDTYGVMVYQEDVIKIAHHFAKLDLNDADVLRRGMSGKSRSQREMDKVKNQFFSNCAALGYPKEMVEEVYRQIASFAGYSFCKSHSASYAVESYQSLFLKAYYPLEFITAVINNNGGFYRPEVYINEARMLGAHIEAPDVNYSYANASLKETTIHLGLDQVMHLSKRGIESIVNTREKTGTFSSLSDLLDRTDLNFDDVSYAIYTGALRSISRSKGQLIIEAKQFFSHEPAKTEDLQLFDLKPKEISYEIDEGDMFEDAFDEMEGLGYPVSVSPFNLLKTNYRGSVFASELYQNKDKTVKMLGYLISIKDVPIVNKDGKTKMNFGTWIDVYGGYFDTVHFPASLKKHPFTGLGCYLLLGKVVVDYDFPSVEIQKMEKLPMIPDPRYSDESRPDNHIWNNMRVAHSYTSRAPYPNQEELDELYGRKPVSGKYDEKKGTENQLSIGGRR comes from the coding sequence ATGTATTTAAATTGTCACTCTTTCTATTCCTTGCGATATGGTACTCTGTCAGTGGAAGCACTGGTAAACCAGGCTGTGCTTAATGGAGTGGAGAGTTTAGCACTTACGGATATCAACAGTACCACTGGAGTAACAGAATTTGCCAGTAAATGCGTTGAAGCAGGCATAAAACCACTAGCAGGTGTAGAGATTAGGAAAAATGACACCTTGCTTTATGTTGCGATTGCTCAAGATCTGGCAGGTTTCAGGGAAATCAATGAGCTATTGACCAAAACCAATTTATCGGAGATGCCCCTGCCCTTGCAATCGCCTCATTTTAATCATGTTTGCGTTATTTATCCTACTCATAATGTTCCTCAAATCCTGCAAAAGCATGAATATATTGGCATCAGGCCTGCAGAACTGAAAAGATACAAGCCCGCATTTGCTCATAAAGCGGATAAGTTGGTATGCCTCTACCCTGTCACTTTTTCTACAAAACAGGAATTTAATCTACACAAACTACTGCGGTGCATTGATGAAAACATCTTATTAAGCCATCTGAAGGAAAATCAGCAGGCAGCTAAGGGAGAATTTATGATCCCAATTAAAGAGTTGAAGCTACTTTATAAAGATTATCCACATATCATCAGAAATACAGAACTCCTCTTTGATCAGTGTAGCTTTGCTTTTGATTTCAAATCGCCCAAAAATAAAAAGTGCTACACTTCCAGTTATTATGAAGATAAAATCCTTCTGGAAACATTGGCATTGGAGGGTTTTAAAGACCGCTTTTCTGCCAACAATAAAGCAGCTAAGCAGCGCTTGTACGATGAACTGGAAATTATTCATAAAATGCAGTTTGGTTGTTATTTCCTTACCACCTGGGACATCATCCGCCATAGTTTAAGCAAAGGCTATTTTCATGTAGGTAGAGGAAGTGGCGCTAACTCGCTAGTAGCTTACTGCTTGAAAATCACGGAAGTAGATCCCCTGGAGCTCAACCTTTACTTTGCTCGTTTTTTGAACAACAAACGGACGAGTCCGCCCGATTTTGACATCGATTGGAGCTGGACAGATCGGGACGATATCATCGATTATATTTTCAAAAGATTCGGAAGAGAGCATACCGGATTTTGCGGAACGGTAACGGATTTCAAACATCGCTCTACCGTGCGCGAATTGGGAAAAGTATTCGGATTGCCAAAAGAAGAGCTCGACCAACTTTCACGCACTTCGCCAGATCATCTGCCATCGGATAATTTGGTCAAGAACATCCAACATTACGGCAAAATGTTAAGTGGTTTTCCGAATCAGCTGTCTATGCATTCTTGCGGAATTTATATTACAGAAGAGCCGATTGCCAATTATACGGCCATGAATATTTATCCTAAAGGAGTGCCTACCTGCGAAATAGATATGTACATGGCAGAAGCTTTTCATTTGGAAAAGATTGATATTCTTTCACAAAGGGGGTTGGGCCATATTAAAGAAGCAGTAGAGATTGTAAAGGAAAATAAAGGCATCGATATTGATATTGCAGACACTAAAAGCTTCAAAAAAGACGAAAAATGTAATGAATTACTACGCACGGGAAAAACCCTAGGCTGTTTTTATATAGAAAGCCCAGCTATGCGCGGTTTGCTGAGGAGATTGAAATGTAATAGCTATGAAACCCTGGTGGCCGCCAGTAGCATTATTCGCCCTGGAGTGGCACAAAGTGGTATGATGCGAGAGTATGTGGAAAGACATAGAGATCCTTCCAGAATCAAGTATTTCCATCCGGTATTTGAAGAGCAGCTGAAAGATACTTATGGTGTGATGGTCTATCAGGAAGATGTGATCAAAATAGCCCATCATTTCGCCAAGCTTGATTTAAATGATGCAGATGTACTGAGACGTGGCATGTCGGGCAAGTCCCGATCTCAAAGGGAAATGGATAAAGTGAAAAACCAGTTTTTCAGCAATTGTGCGGCACTTGGTTATCCAAAAGAGATGGTAGAAGAAGTATATAGACAAATTGCTTCCTTTGCTGGTTATAGCTTCTGTAAAAGCCATAGTGCTTCTTATGCAGTGGAAAGTTATCAGAGCTTATTTCTGAAGGCTTACTATCCATTGGAATTCATCACAGCAGTTATTAATAATAATGGGGGGTTTTATAGGCCTGAGGTTTATATTAATGAAGCAAGAATGCTGGGAGCACATATTGAAGCTCCAGATGTTAACTATAGTTATGCCAATGCAAGTTTGAAGGAAACTACTATCCATTTGGGATTGGATCAAGTCATGCATCTTTCCAAGCGCGGAATTGAGTCCATAGTCAATACAAGAGAGAAAACAGGTACTTTTTCCTCCTTATCCGATTTGTTGGATAGAACAGACTTGAACTTTGATGATGTGAGTTATGCCATTTATACGGGAGCATTAAGAAGTATCTCCAGAAGTAAAGGGCAATTGATTATTGAAGCAAAACAGTTTTTCTCGCATGAGCCAGCAAAGACTGAAGACTTACAGCTTTTTGATCTCAAGCCTAAAGAGATTAGCTATGAAATTGATGAGGGAGATATGTTTGAAGATGCTTTTGATGAAATGGAAGGCTTGGGCTATCCCGTTTCTGTTTCTCCTTTTAATCTGCTTAAAACTAATTATCGAGGATCTGTATTTGCCTCTGAATTATACCAGAACAAAGATAAAACAGTGAAAATGCTGGGCTATTTAATCTCCATTAAAGATGTGCCTATTGTGAATAAAGACGGGAAGACAAAAATGAATTTTGGAACCTGGATAGATGTTTATGGGGGCTACTTTGATACCGTGCATTTTCCTGCATCACTCAAAAAACATCCTTTCACAGGATTAGGTTGCTATTTATTGCTGGGAAAAGTGGTGGTGGATTATGATTTTCCTAGCGTTGAAATTCAGAAAATGGAAAAACTTCCGATGATTCCAGATCCTCGTTATAGTGATGAAAGCAGACCGGATAATCATATTTGGAATAATATGCGTGTGGCCCATAGCTACACTTCCCGAGCGCCCTATCCTAATCAGGAAGAATTGGATGAGCTGTATGGAAGAAAACCAGTATCGGGCAAGTACGATGAGAAAAAAGGAACGGAAAATCAGTTGTCTATTGGGGGAAGGAGATAA
- a CDS encoding DNA polymerase Y family protein: protein MRQIAHIDLDAFFINCTLLKLPDLKGKPLIIGGLNNRGIVASASAEAKKYGVQKGMPTRVALQRCPDAVLLKGDFDLFTKYSDIVNEILTEHVPLHERATIDEFYVDMTGMDRFYGSSKFTRELVNKVKSETGLSLLYGLSVNKTVAKICTAHARPLGGYEVIGDFVQPFLDPQSIRRLPAVGTTTFKLLRRIRIKFIKHIRSLPPEAMKELLGKNGIGIWKKANGIDPTPVVPYSAEKSIGKDFTFDQDTQDMKLLKATLLRLVEYLGFQLRKLNQMCACVSVRIRYSNHDTETMQKRIPFCANDEMLMAIAFELFKKLYHRRMLIRLIGVKFSHLVHGSHQINLFTDNLKTIELYQAMDKLKNRYDNPAIVHRALSL, encoded by the coding sequence ATGAGACAGATTGCTCACATAGATTTAGATGCGTTTTTTATCAATTGCACCTTATTGAAGCTTCCCGATCTCAAAGGTAAGCCTTTGATCATTGGGGGGCTAAATAACCGTGGAATAGTTGCTTCTGCTTCTGCTGAGGCTAAAAAATATGGTGTACAAAAAGGTATGCCTACTCGTGTAGCGCTACAAAGATGTCCTGACGCAGTATTGTTAAAGGGAGATTTTGATCTGTTTACTAAATATTCTGACATCGTGAATGAAATACTGACGGAACACGTGCCGCTACACGAAAGAGCCACGATTGATGAGTTTTATGTGGATATGACGGGTATGGACAGATTCTATGGCTCCTCTAAGTTTACTCGCGAGCTTGTGAATAAGGTTAAATCTGAAACAGGACTTTCTTTGCTTTATGGTTTAAGCGTCAATAAGACCGTAGCTAAAATCTGTACAGCTCATGCAAGGCCTTTGGGCGGATATGAGGTCATAGGAGATTTTGTACAGCCTTTTTTAGATCCTCAGTCCATCAGACGACTGCCGGCCGTGGGAACTACTACTTTTAAATTATTAAGAAGAATCAGGATCAAGTTCATTAAGCATATCAGGTCATTGCCTCCGGAAGCTATGAAAGAGCTACTGGGAAAGAATGGCATTGGAATCTGGAAAAAAGCCAATGGAATAGACCCCACTCCGGTAGTCCCCTATTCTGCTGAAAAATCAATCGGAAAGGATTTTACTTTCGATCAAGATACACAGGATATGAAATTGCTCAAGGCTACTTTATTGAGGTTGGTAGAATACCTTGGCTTTCAATTGCGCAAGCTCAATCAAATGTGTGCTTGCGTTTCGGTTCGGATTCGGTATTCCAATCATGATACGGAAACCATGCAAAAGAGAATTCCTTTTTGTGCTAATGATGAAATGTTGATGGCCATTGCTTTTGAGCTGTTTAAAAAGCTTTATCACAGGCGAATGCTCATCAGGCTAATAGGAGTCAAATTCTCACATTTGGTGCATGGTAGTCACCAGATCAATCTATTTACAGATAATCTAAAAACGATTGAGCTGTATCAGGCCATGGATAAGCTTAAGAATCGCTATGATAATCCAGCTATAGTACACAGAGCATTAAGTCTATAA
- a CDS encoding phosphotransferase has translation MLEVTKEILAITKALKIIRSESVQTLWSGYGEIKRYFLEGGKDPSIIVKHIQLPDACQHPKGWNTPLSHQRKLKSYQVERQWYQSYAHKTDADCRVPQSYHAVEAENELLLIMEDLDASGYPIRLHHDKVSLNHAKSCLSWLAYFHGKFMNSKADGLWPVGTYWHLETRPHEWERMENTSLKNAASAIDKKLQNAKYQTIIHGDAKLANFCFAEDGTVAAVDFQYVGQGCGMKDVAYFISSCFEEEECKQFEEELLQHYFEKLEEAVGNTVDLQKVKEEWSTLYRYAWADFYRFLDGWSPGHWKMHEYSKRLTEEVLKELKFI, from the coding sequence ATGTTAGAGGTGACAAAGGAAATATTAGCGATTACAAAGGCTTTAAAGATTATTCGTTCGGAATCTGTACAAACGCTCTGGAGTGGCTATGGAGAAATCAAACGATACTTTTTGGAAGGAGGGAAGGACCCTAGCATAATTGTCAAGCATATTCAATTACCGGATGCCTGCCAGCACCCCAAAGGTTGGAATACGCCATTATCACATCAGCGAAAGCTTAAATCTTATCAAGTAGAACGCCAATGGTATCAGTCATACGCTCATAAAACAGATGCAGATTGCAGAGTTCCTCAAAGCTATCATGCTGTTGAAGCAGAAAATGAGCTTTTATTGATCATGGAAGACTTGGATGCTAGCGGTTACCCCATTCGCCTACATCATGATAAAGTGAGTCTGAATCATGCTAAAAGTTGCTTAAGCTGGTTGGCATACTTTCATGGGAAGTTTATGAATAGTAAAGCCGATGGTCTCTGGCCAGTAGGCACTTACTGGCATTTAGAGACTCGGCCACACGAATGGGAGAGGATGGAAAACACCTCCTTAAAAAATGCTGCAAGCGCTATAGATAAAAAGCTTCAAAACGCTAAATATCAAACGATTATACATGGAGATGCCAAGTTAGCTAATTTCTGTTTTGCTGAAGATGGCACTGTAGCAGCTGTTGACTTTCAATATGTAGGGCAGGGGTGTGGAATGAAAGACGTTGCATATTTTATTAGTAGTTGTTTTGAGGAAGAAGAATGTAAGCAATTTGAAGAAGAACTGCTTCAGCACTACTTTGAGAAACTTGAAGAAGCAGTTGGTAATACCGTGGATTTACAGAAAGTTAAAGAGGAGTGGAGTACACTTTATCGATATGCATGGGCGGACTTCTACAGATTTTTAGATGGTTGGAGTCCCGGCCATTGGAAGATGCACGAGTATAGCAAAAGACTAACGGAAGAGGTTTTAAAAGAATTAAAGTTCATATAA
- a CDS encoding 3'(2'),5'-bisphosphate nucleotidase CysQ family protein — MLKAKNLSALCQIAEKAAIEAGEYIQSQFDQHYQKEQKTGGDSMASQIVTEVDYKAQEIILQHLNDNIKQYDLGVLTEEASDDASRLEKDYFWCIDPMDGTLAFTEGRTGYAVSIALVAKSGDPLIGVVYLPDLDDVYAAIKGKGLQLNNEVFKRKALDAELLQVYMDRSLLAATYFDSLKKEIQNWAEEKEKELVYQVGYGAVRNAIGVLHSASACYFKFPKDQEGGGSIWDFAATRLFFEELGLIVADSFGKQLHLNNPESSFMNKTGVLYATDSALFDFVIRLGYQFNEL, encoded by the coding sequence ATGCTAAAAGCTAAAAATCTATCTGCGCTATGTCAGATTGCAGAGAAGGCAGCAATAGAGGCAGGAGAATATATTCAATCGCAGTTTGATCAACATTATCAAAAGGAACAGAAAACTGGAGGTGATTCTATGGCCTCGCAAATTGTAACTGAGGTAGATTATAAAGCTCAGGAAATCATTCTTCAACATTTGAATGACAATATTAAGCAATATGATCTGGGGGTATTGACTGAAGAAGCCTCAGATGATGCCTCTCGATTGGAAAAAGACTATTTTTGGTGTATTGATCCAATGGACGGAACTTTAGCTTTTACGGAAGGAAGAACAGGCTATGCCGTATCCATTGCTTTGGTAGCAAAATCTGGAGATCCTTTGATTGGAGTAGTCTATTTACCCGATTTAGATGATGTTTATGCGGCAATTAAAGGAAAAGGATTACAATTAAATAATGAAGTATTCAAACGAAAAGCGCTTGACGCTGAACTTTTACAAGTTTATATGGATCGCAGTCTTCTCGCAGCAACTTATTTTGATTCCCTAAAGAAAGAAATTCAAAATTGGGCAGAAGAGAAAGAAAAAGAACTTGTTTACCAAGTGGGTTATGGAGCCGTACGAAATGCCATAGGAGTGTTACATTCTGCTTCGGCTTGTTACTTCAAGTTTCCTAAAGATCAAGAAGGAGGCGGCAGTATTTGGGATTTTGCGGCCACTCGTCTATTCTTTGAGGAACTAGGTCTCATTGTTGCGGATAGTTTTGGAAAACAACTCCATCTTAATAATCCTGAATCAAGCTTTATGAATAAAACAGGTGTACTCTATGCCACCGATAGTGCTTTATTTGATTTTGTTATCAGACTGGGGTATCAATTCAATGAGCTTTAA